The DNA segment AATTATGGCATTGACTTTGGCGGTTGAAAAACATATCGTCCCATACATTTCGTAAAATAGATCATTTGGGGTAATGGTAAAAAATTCTATGTCATAATGATCATAGGGCTTGAAAAGATTTATCTTGGCATTGGTTGTTTACGTTTCATGAGTGTTTAAATTTCTGTATAATAATATCATATTAATATCCCCTTGTCTGATTATCGGGAGATAATCCAATAGAGGAGTTAAAAATGATATAAAATATAAAAACAAACATTAATAACTCATATCGAGATTCTCGTGAGAATTAAGACAGCTGATAGAAAGTGTGTAATATATAATGTAACTGTTGTATGAAGCTGTCAGAAATCACAAACATTTTTATAAGAAGGTTAATAATTTAAAACATCGGTATATAAATTAAAATAAGCCACAACCTCATCGGTGTGGCCTAGTTCGTTGAATAGAGTTAGCTTGCGCCAGCCGTTAGAGTGCTGGGGGTAATGGTGTAGGTGTTTTTACCGCGACGGTCTTTCACAGTGATGGTGTAAGTCGCATTTCCACCGTTGGCAGGAGCAGTAGCAGTATCAATAATCATGTTGGCGTCCTTGCAGTTCGCTGCCAGGCCATCAACGTTTGCTTCCGTTACAGCATTGTTGCTGCCATCATTACCAAAAGTGTAGCTGGTTGCATCGGCGGCTTTGCTAATGGGGAAGTAGGTCTGCTTATCAATCTGGTACGTAGCCTGTGCGGTCTGAATGCTCTTCGCGCAACTGGACGCACCGGTGTCATATCCACGCTTCTGAGCACCCAGCAGGTTGGGGATCAGCACGGCGGCCAGGATGCCGATGATGGCGATGACGATCAGCAGCTCGATCAGGGTGAAGCCTTGGGTCGTGTTCTTCATGGTAACTCCTGGGTGCGGCGGGCCGGTTAAGGGATAAATGGGCCAGACCTCGCCTGCGTATGGCTAGCCGGTGTTCGGGTGTCTCCCGTCCTGGCTTGATCCCAACTCTACGGGGGCCGTTCTCACAGGAGTCTTACCGGATTGCAAGCCAATAAACGTTTCGATCTTGAAGCGTGAATCAGGAAAATAGCGTGCTCAGGCAAGAATTTCTCCTGCATACGGTTCATCAGGCTTTGTAAGACTTGGGGGCTTTGCCTGCGGGTGGTATGCTGGCGGG comes from the Deinococcus aquaedulcis genome and includes:
- a CDS encoding type II secretion system protein yields the protein MKNTTQGFTLIELLIVIAIIGILAAVLIPNLLGAQKRGYDTGASSCAKSIQTAQATYQIDKQTYFPISKAADATSYTFGNDGSNNAVTEANVDGLAANCKDANMIIDTATAPANGGNATYTITVKDRRGKNTYTITPSTLTAGAS